A genomic window from Simkaniaceae bacterium includes:
- a CDS encoding response regulator transcription factor — MPGKNIVILVDDDEDLLHILEYLFQNEGYGTESFTQGKPALNYLLDESHSESIALVVLDRILPDMDGIEILMQIQEKHQHRIPVLILSALDAEKDVLEGLKRGALDYIGKPFNQKILMEKARSLISRNT; from the coding sequence ATGCCGGGAAAAAATATAGTTATTTTAGTCGATGATGATGAGGATCTCTTGCATATTCTCGAGTATTTATTTCAAAATGAAGGGTATGGAACCGAATCCTTTACGCAGGGCAAGCCTGCGCTGAACTACCTTTTGGATGAGAGTCATTCCGAATCGATTGCTTTAGTTGTTCTCGATCGCATTTTGCCTGACATGGATGGAATTGAAATTCTAATGCAAATTCAAGAAAAGCACCAACACAGAATCCCCGTGCTCATATTGAGCGCTTTGGATGCTGAAAAAGATGTGCTCGAAGGATTAAAACGGGGGGCTCTTGACTATATAGGCAAACCCTTTAACCAAAAAATACTCATGGAAAAGGCCCGAAGCCTCATTTCGAGAAACACGTAA